One window of Campylobacter sp. RM12651 genomic DNA carries:
- a CDS encoding tetratricopeptide repeat protein has translation MAEEQVIVIEEGNTLPVKQSKFSKKSIILIAGLSLLIIILLVVLLFLIFTQDKSKEIKVEQNELIEPKISIQQFKSQKLDLMVAKANALYESGNKSEALKIYENIAKYNESFSHYNLGVSRMKQANYKGALESFQKALENNENNTVAALNAAVCALKLQKDKEFKYYIDLAYSYLSNEKNSSLYYYYLGLVNFYKGFYPEALQALNKQIHPLYQNDARYLRAKILSSFNKSSDSIREINLQDSYDKNLSLGLLYARNAEYNKARFYLKNALEKRIKPKETKLALALVDIKLAEYQEASRFLKELEKNDLEWLKSSYNVKTTIDDRIFDINYAQHTYEKTFIDSKQQKYDLIFYFSPFKVFDATSATKMINKANVNIYLDDLDKSSNYLKNSQTLSKINIQITKALNYAFSYDIKSASELLEELVKLYPQHSILQYDLGLAYALLGKYDLAKKHFLASYHLDPKDLRAGIYALFCSDLLYDDTTKLEQDLQYNLNYVEDEKDRNYYLALLSIKKKDYVNMQGFLNQTNTNNISNISLEILGFYMQNDYDKMIDKSKVLIDLSDNDIIANILYFSLKNNKKDVKAYAKDVQMYFLNKKLDYRSLFGGAKIVGYNYVKLMQISGLLQQEREKLKQYLKTNEDIGALKALAYIDIYANEFEESFAIYNSLIDDYHIEDSDILFLASVAAIGAGHNNSAIALLELSRVKNPSNLESRLALALLYHEAKNYESAISQYEKMNDEYKSEFFTFQIFR, from the coding sequence ATGGCAGAAGAACAAGTAATTGTTATTGAAGAAGGAAATACTCTTCCAGTAAAACAAAGTAAGTTCAGCAAAAAAAGTATAATTTTAATCGCTGGACTTTCTTTACTTATTATTATTTTATTGGTAGTTTTGCTTTTTTTAATTTTTACTCAAGATAAGTCAAAAGAAATTAAAGTTGAGCAAAATGAGCTAATAGAACCAAAAATAAGCATTCAACAATTTAAAAGCCAAAAATTAGATTTAATGGTGGCAAAAGCCAATGCTTTATATGAGAGTGGAAACAAAAGTGAAGCTTTAAAAATATATGAAAATATAGCTAAATATAATGAGAGTTTTTCGCATTATAATTTAGGAGTTTCAAGAATGAAACAAGCAAACTATAAAGGAGCTTTAGAGAGTTTTCAAAAGGCTTTAGAAAATAATGAAAATAACACGGTGGCTGCTTTAAATGCTGCTGTTTGTGCTTTAAAATTACAAAAAGATAAAGAATTTAAATATTATATAGATTTAGCATATTCTTATTTAAGTAACGAAAAAAACTCAAGCCTTTATTATTATTACTTGGGTTTAGTGAATTTTTATAAAGGATTTTATCCTGAAGCTTTACAAGCATTAAATAAACAAATCCATCCACTTTATCAAAACGACGCAAGATATTTAAGAGCAAAAATATTAAGCTCATTTAATAAAAGTTCTGATTCTATAAGAGAGATTAATTTACAAGATTCTTATGATAAAAATTTATCTTTAGGATTACTTTATGCAAGAAATGCTGAATATAACAAAGCAAGATTTTATTTAAAAAATGCACTTGAAAAAAGAATAAAACCAAAAGAGACAAAATTAGCTTTAGCTTTAGTTGATATAAAATTAGCAGAATATCAAGAAGCTTCAAGGTTTTTAAAAGAATTAGAGAAAAATGATTTAGAGTGGCTTAAGTCAAGTTATAATGTCAAAACAACCATAGATGATAGGATATTTGATATAAATTACGCTCAACATACTTATGAAAAAACCTTTATAGATTCAAAGCAACAAAAATATGATTTGATATTTTATTTTTCGCCTTTTAAAGTATTTGATGCGACAAGTGCGACTAAGATGATAAATAAGGCAAATGTTAATATTTACTTAGATGATTTAGATAAAAGCTCAAATTATCTTAAAAATAGTCAAACTTTATCAAAGATAAATATACAAATTACAAAAGCTTTAAATTATGCTTTTAGTTATGATATAAAGAGTGCTAGTGAGTTATTAGAAGAATTAGTAAAGCTTTATCCACAGCATAGTATTTTGCAATATGATTTAGGTTTAGCATATGCACTCTTAGGCAAATATGATTTAGCAAAAAAACACTTTTTAGCTAGTTATCATTTAGACCCTAAGGATTTAAGAGCAGGAATTTATGCTTTATTTTGTTCGGATTTGTTATATGATGATACTACGAAATTAGAGCAAGATTTACAATATAATTTAAATTATGTTGAAGATGAAAAAGATAGAAATTATTATTTAGCATTGCTTTCAATTAAGAAAAAAGATTATGTAAATATGCAAGGTTTTTTGAACCAAACTAATACAAATAATATTAGCAATATTAGTTTAGAAATTCTTGGATTTTATATGCAAAATGATTACGATAAGATGATAGATAAATCAAAAGTTTTAATAGACTTAAGTGATAATGACATAATCGCAAATATTTTATATTTTTCTTTAAAAAACAATAAAAAAGATGTAAAAGCCTATGCTAAAGATGTTCAAATGTATTTTCTTAACAAAAAATTAGATTATCGCTCATTATTTGGTGGTGCTAAAATAGTAGGGTATAACTATGTAAAATTAATGCAGATTTCAGGTCTTTTACAACAAGAAAGAGAAAAATTAAAGCAATATTTAAAAACTAATGAAGACATAGGAGCTTTAAAAGCACTTGCTTATATAGATATTTATGCTAATGAATTTGAAGAGAGTTTTGCAATTTATAATAGTTTGATTGATGATTATCATATTGAAGATTCTGATATTTTATTTTTAGCTAGTGTTGCAGCTATTGGAGCAGGGCATAATAATTCAGCTATAGCCTTACTTGAGCTATCTCGTGTAAAAAATCCAAGCAATCTTGAATCAAGATTGGCTTTAGCTTTACTTTATCACGAAGCAAAAAATTATGAATCAGCTATATCGCAATATGAGAAAATGAATGATGAATACAAATCAGAGTTTTTTACATTTCAGATATTTAGATAA
- a CDS encoding low molecular weight protein-tyrosine-phosphatase: MKIMFVCLGNICRSPMAEFIMKDLCKNKEFKITSSGTAGYHDGEDMHIGTKKLLKNKNIECDNFVSKKLTKKLCQEYDLILTMDESNYKDVLNNFYEFKDKVKPICSYCDLGYKNVPDPWYTNNFDEVYMILNNACKNILKEIENNKI; encoded by the coding sequence ATGAAGATAATGTTTGTATGTTTAGGCAATATTTGTCGCTCTCCTATGGCTGAGTTTATTATGAAAGACTTATGCAAAAATAAAGAATTTAAAATAACAAGTTCAGGAACAGCAGGTTATCACGATGGAGAAGATATGCATATAGGCACGAAAAAACTTTTAAAAAATAAAAATATTGAATGCGATAATTTCGTATCAAAAAAACTCACAAAAAAATTATGCCAAGAATATGATTTAATCCTTACTATGGACGAGAGTAATTATAAAGATGTTTTAAATAATTTTTATGAGTTTAAAGACAAAGTAAAACCAATATGTTCTTATTGTGATTTAGGATATAAAAATGTGCCTGACCCTTGGTATACAAATAATTTTGATGAAGTTTATATGATTTTAAATAATGCTTGCAAAAACATTTTAAAAGAAATTGAAAATAATAAGATTTAG
- the serS gene encoding serine--tRNA ligase has product MIDLRKIEENYEVFNQKLKAKKVDDGVLKSLLDSYNDTKALKIELENAQSFQNKFSKEMGLKAKSGEDISELKKSLDENKKKIAELNEKVSISEAKLNEIAACIPNLIADCVPIGNDEEENVEIKKVLTPPTFNFTPKDHHDLGVALGWLDFERGVKVAKSRFVALRGEGARLERALYNYMIDFNRSRGFEFVNTPYIVNANTMFGTGQLPKFKDDLFKIDGEELYLIPTSEVSVTNLYNDEIIALNELPIKMTCYSPCFRKEAGSAGRDTKGIIRQHQFGKVELVSISTQEDSDKVFEDMLSCASDLLTSLGLAHRHLMLCSGDLGFSAGKTVDLEVWLPAQNKYREISSVSNCYDFQARRAKIRYKDENGKNKLAHTLNGSSLAVGRTLVAIMENYQREDGTIAIPEVLQKYM; this is encoded by the coding sequence ATGATAGATTTAAGAAAAATTGAAGAAAATTATGAAGTTTTTAATCAAAAATTAAAAGCAAAAAAAGTAGATGATGGAGTTTTAAAAAGTTTATTAGATAGCTACAATGATACAAAAGCGTTAAAAATAGAATTAGAAAACGCTCAAAGTTTTCAAAACAAATTCTCAAAAGAAATGGGACTTAAAGCAAAATCAGGAGAAGATATAAGTGAGCTTAAAAAGTCTTTAGATGAAAATAAGAAAAAAATAGCTGAATTAAACGAAAAAGTAAGCATAAGTGAAGCTAAATTAAATGAAATTGCAGCTTGTATTCCAAATTTAATAGCTGATTGTGTGCCTATTGGAAATGATGAAGAAGAAAATGTAGAGATTAAAAAGGTATTAACTCCACCAACATTTAATTTCACTCCAAAAGACCATCATGATTTAGGTGTGGCACTTGGTTGGCTTGATTTTGAGCGTGGTGTAAAAGTTGCTAAAAGTCGTTTTGTAGCTTTACGCGGTGAAGGTGCAAGACTTGAAAGAGCATTATATAATTATATGATAGATTTTAACCGCTCAAGAGGATTTGAGTTTGTAAATACTCCTTATATTGTAAATGCTAATACTATGTTTGGCACAGGACAATTACCTAAATTTAAAGATGATTTATTCAAAATTGATGGCGAAGAATTGTATTTAATCCCTACAAGTGAAGTTAGTGTAACAAATCTATATAATGATGAAATTATAGCTTTAAATGAATTGCCTATTAAAATGACTTGCTATTCACCTTGTTTTAGAAAAGAAGCAGGAAGTGCAGGGCGTGATACAAAAGGAATTATCCGCCAACACCAATTCGGAAAAGTTGAACTTGTAAGCATTAGCACTCAAGAAGATAGCGATAAAGTATTTGAAGATATGCTTAGTTGTGCAAGTGATTTATTAACAAGCTTAGGTTTAGCTCATAGACATTTAATGCTTTGTAGTGGGGATTTGGGCTTTAGTGCAGGAAAAACCGTTGATTTAGAAGTGTGGCTACCAGCACAAAATAAATATCGTGAAATTAGCTCTGTTAGTAATTGCTATGATTTTCAAGCAAGACGCGCAAAAATAAGATATAAAGATGAAAATGGTAAAAACAAATTAGCTCATACACTAAATGGTTCAAGCCTTGCAGTAGGTAGGACTTTAGTAGCTATTATGGAAAATTATCAAAGAGAAGATGGCACAATAGCAATACCTGAAGTATTACAAAAATATATGTAA
- the selA gene encoding L-seryl-tRNA(Sec) selenium transferase, whose translation MLPQISKLINAFNDKPSFLVSFLAKELINELRATNKEQSYEMILKELNERINKRLLKEPRALINATGVVLHTNLGRALMSESDYDELKAFHTNNINLEFDLESNARGKRDENLIFYLKMLFGCEDALVVNNNAAAVFLVLNTLGKNEGVITSRAELVEIGGGFRVSDVMRESGAKLIEVGTTNKTKMSDYEAELNNAKMILKTHKSNFYIGGFSQEVDAISLNDLACKNEKIFYYDLGSGYVDLINDSLRDEPSVKSLISKGISLVSFSGDKLFSSTQAGIILGKKELIEKLRKNQLLRMFRLNKTSLLILTKAVKNYLNKDYANLPSLALLNDTKSQVLNKAKTLQELINFGEIIESKSLVGGGSMPEKLLSGYALKIKANKCKINELLNKGVVANYDKDSIIIDLRSVLPNQLECLANIIKEVLKD comes from the coding sequence ATGCTACCACAAATATCAAAATTAATTAATGCCTTTAATGATAAACCTAGTTTTTTAGTTAGCTTTTTGGCTAAAGAATTAATAAATGAACTAAGAGCTACTAATAAAGAGCAAAGTTACGAGATGATACTCAAAGAGCTTAATGAAAGAATTAATAAAAGGCTATTAAAAGAGCCAAGAGCATTGATAAATGCTACTGGTGTGGTGCTTCATACAAATCTTGGTCGTGCTTTAATGAGCGAGAGTGATTATGATGAATTAAAGGCTTTTCATACTAATAATATTAATTTAGAATTTGATTTAGAAAGCAATGCAAGGGGTAAAAGAGATGAAAATCTCATATTTTATTTAAAAATGCTTTTTGGTTGCGAAGATGCACTTGTGGTAAATAATAACGCTGCTGCTGTATTTTTAGTATTAAATACTTTAGGTAAAAACGAAGGTGTAATTACAAGTAGAGCCGAGCTAGTAGAAATTGGTGGGGGATTTAGAGTAAGCGATGTGATGCGTGAAAGTGGAGCAAAGCTTATTGAAGTAGGGACTACTAATAAGACTAAGATGAGCGATTATGAAGCTGAATTAAACAATGCAAAAATGATTTTAAAAACTCATAAATCAAACTTTTATATCGGTGGATTTAGTCAAGAAGTAGATGCGATTAGCCTAAATGATTTAGCTTGTAAAAATGAAAAAATATTTTATTATGATTTAGGTAGTGGCTATGTGGATTTAATAAATGATAGTTTAAGGGATGAACCTAGTGTAAAAAGCCTAATATCTAAAGGTATTAGCTTGGTTTCATTTAGTGGGGATAAATTATTTTCTAGCACTCAAGCAGGAATTATTTTAGGTAAAAAAGAACTAATTGAAAAATTACGCAAAAATCAGCTTTTAAGAATGTTTAGGCTAAATAAAACTAGCTTATTAATACTTACAAAAGCTGTTAAAAATTATTTAAATAAAGACTATGCAAATCTACCAAGCTTAGCTTTATTAAATGATACAAAATCTCAAGTCTTAAACAAAGCAAAAACCTTGCAAGAGCTAATAAATTTTGGCGAAATCATAGAGAGCAAAAGCCTAGTAGGGGGTGGCTCAATGCCTGAAAAATTACTAAGTGGCTATGCTTTAAAAATTAAGGCTAATAAATGCAAGATAAACGAACTTTTAAATAAAGGCGTAGTGGCTAATTATGATAAAGATAGCATAATAATTGATTTAAGGAGCGTTTTACCTAATCAATTAGAATGCTTAGCAAATATTATAAAAGAAGTTTTAAAGGATTAA
- the mnmG gene encoding tRNA uridine-5-carboxymethylaminomethyl(34) synthesis enzyme MnmG — protein sequence MYDIIVIGAGHAGVEAAHASAKMGKKTLLLTILNDRIGATSCNPAIGGLAKGHLVKEIAALGGIMPKITDLSAINYKTLNESKGAAVRGTRAQIDMDEYNKNAKNILLNMPNLDISQEMVTELLVKDNEAYGVKTELNKTYEAKKIILCSGTFLNGLIHVGLSKIKSGRVGELSASELGDNLAALGLNRGRLKTGTCPRIAASSIDFSVLETQESDLNTKGFSLEFTSHTLPQLPCYIAHTNTTTHDIIRSNFDKAPMFTGQIKGVGPRYCPSIEDKINRFADKESHHLFIEPQTKEATEYYINGFSTSLPFEVQHSMIRSVKGFENAKITRHGYAIEYDYFDPLDLFHTLESKIIKNFYLAGQVNGTTGYEEAAAQGLMAAINASLAIDNKDGLVLRRDEGYIGVLIDDLVTKGTKEPYRMFTSRAEFRLLLRESNAITRLNKYAYECGLRDENSFKYYENQINDIKKGLEFLCESRVVPSNSFNELLASINEEPISQPTTLQKIIARSTITKEKMLSLAPSLANLNDFVLDEILLDAKYYHYVKLQDESIQNQANLIKIKIPNDFTYRGISGLSNEVVEKLEKNKPDNLFDASRISGITPAAIDILQIYIKLKAKN from the coding sequence ATGTATGATATTATAGTAATTGGTGCTGGTCATGCTGGTGTTGAAGCAGCACACGCAAGTGCTAAAATGGGTAAAAAAACACTACTTCTTACGATTTTAAACGATAGAATTGGAGCAACTTCTTGCAATCCTGCAATAGGCGGACTTGCAAAAGGGCATTTAGTAAAAGAAATAGCCGCACTTGGCGGAATTATGCCAAAGATTACTGATTTAAGTGCGATTAATTACAAGACTTTAAATGAGAGTAAAGGTGCAGCTGTTCGTGGAACTAGAGCTCAAATAGATATGGATGAATACAATAAAAATGCTAAAAATATATTATTAAATATGCCTAATTTAGACATTTCTCAAGAAATGGTTACAGAGCTTTTAGTAAAAGATAATGAAGCTTATGGAGTAAAAACAGAGCTTAATAAAACTTATGAAGCTAAGAAAATAATTTTATGCAGTGGGACATTTTTAAATGGTTTAATTCATGTAGGTTTAAGCAAGATAAAAAGTGGTCGTGTAGGAGAGCTTAGTGCTAGTGAGTTAGGCGATAATTTAGCTGCTTTAGGGCTTAATCGTGGAAGACTTAAAACTGGAACTTGTCCTAGAATTGCAGCAAGCAGTATTGATTTTAGCGTATTAGAAACTCAAGAAAGCGATTTAAATACTAAAGGATTTAGCTTAGAATTTACTTCTCATACATTGCCGCAACTTCCTTGCTATATAGCGCATACAAATACAACAACCCATGATATTATCCGTTCAAATTTTGATAAAGCTCCTATGTTTACAGGACAAATTAAAGGAGTTGGCCCTAGATATTGTCCTAGTATAGAAGATAAAATCAATCGTTTTGCGGATAAAGAAAGTCATCATTTATTTATTGAGCCACAGACAAAAGAAGCTACAGAATATTATATAAATGGTTTTTCAACTTCTTTACCATTTGAAGTTCAACATTCAATGATACGCTCGGTTAAAGGCTTTGAAAATGCTAAAATCACAAGACACGGCTATGCAATAGAATATGATTATTTTGACCCGCTTGATTTGTTTCATACTTTAGAAAGTAAAATTATTAAAAACTTCTATCTAGCAGGTCAAGTAAATGGGACAACTGGTTATGAAGAAGCAGCAGCTCAAGGGCTTATGGCAGCTATAAATGCAAGTTTGGCAATTGATAATAAAGATGGACTTGTGTTACGCCGTGATGAAGGATATATTGGTGTTTTAATTGATGATTTAGTTACAAAAGGCACAAAAGAGCCTTATAGAATGTTTACAAGTAGGGCTGAGTTTAGATTATTACTTCGTGAAAGCAATGCAATCACAAGGCTTAATAAATACGCTTATGAGTGTGGTTTAAGAGATGAAAATAGCTTTAAATACTATGAAAATCAAATAAATGATATTAAAAAAGGTTTAGAGTTCTTATGTGAAAGCAGGGTTGTTCCTTCAAATTCTTTTAATGAATTATTAGCAAGTATTAATGAAGAGCCGATTTCTCAACCAACAACTCTTCAAAAAATCATAGCTCGTAGCACGATAACAAAGGAAAAAATGCTTTCTTTAGCACCAAGTTTGGCTAATTTAAATGATTTTGTTTTAGATGAAATTTTACTTGATGCAAAATATTATCATTATGTAAAATTACAAGATGAAAGTATTCAAAATCAAGCGAATTTGATTAAGATTAAAATTCCAAATGATTTTACTTATCGTGGAATTAGTGGGCTTAGTAATGAAGTCGTAGAAAAACTTGAAAAAAATAAGCCTGATAATTTGTTTGATGCAAGTAGAATTAGTGGAATTACCCCAGCCGCAATTGATATTCTTCAAATTTATATTAAATTAAAGGCTAAAAATTGA
- a CDS encoding riboflavin synthase, which produces MFNGLIRECGFIKNYSNNELRLISKLKPNIGDSVATNGACLSVIKTHNDGFSLNLSSETQKIIKPFKVGEKVHTELAMQVGDRIDGHILSGHIDGLGKIIKINKLTSGIDFYISLDEKLMPFVCNKGSIAIDGVSLTINEVLNNSIRLTIIDITLKDTLFNSYKINDLVNVETDILARYVHRMLNYKNNSLTWDDIDRISAIY; this is translated from the coding sequence ATGTTTAATGGTTTAATAAGAGAATGTGGCTTTATAAAAAACTATTCAAATAATGAATTAAGATTAATTTCAAAACTAAAACCAAACATAGGAGATAGTGTAGCAACTAATGGAGCTTGTCTTAGTGTGATAAAAACTCATAATGACGGCTTTAGTCTAAATCTTAGTAGTGAAACTCAAAAAATAATCAAACCTTTTAAAGTAGGTGAAAAAGTGCATACTGAATTAGCAATGCAAGTAGGAGATAGGATTGATGGGCATATTTTAAGTGGGCATATTGATGGGCTTGGTAAAATCATTAAGATAAATAAGCTTACTAGTGGGATAGATTTTTATATAAGTCTTGATGAAAAATTAATGCCTTTTGTGTGTAATAAAGGTAGCATCGCAATTGATGGAGTAAGCCTTACTATCAATGAAGTTTTAAACAATTCTATAAGACTTACAATAATTGATATTACTTTAAAAGATACTTTATTTAATTCATATAAAATCAATGATTTAGTAAATGTAGAAACTGATATTTTGGCAAGATATGTTCATAGAATGCTAAATTATAAAAATAACTCACTTACTTGGGATGATATTGATAGAATTAGTGCTATTTATTAG
- a CDS encoding HAMP domain-containing sensor histidine kinase: MNKNILDSLDLSDKQSFADGLKALIEQTYVVENEYKALKTSYDSLMLMINEIIEILPSAIWVLDENQNLVVKNKLASDELFRQIDLNKEHYELEFLNNFYQIKSIKYADKHLIMATNITKEKRDERLVSMGQVAANLAHEIRNPIGSVSLLAGVLFSKVELKNKHIVMQMQDAIKRVERIIESTLLFTRGFKLNKYEFNLQEFENECQNVFNTYNNSDEIILSECTFAPFTISADKSLISLVLSNLIYNAIDACEENGTIKVKGEIINNIYKISVFDSGEKIANLTNLFEAFNTTKLKGNGLGLALCKQICNAHNANIYYCNEPKSFCVEFKLDI; encoded by the coding sequence ATGAATAAAAATATTTTAGATAGCTTAGATTTATCAGATAAGCAGAGTTTTGCTGATGGGCTAAAGGCGTTAATTGAGCAAACTTATGTAGTAGAGAATGAATACAAGGCTTTAAAGACTTCTTATGATAGTTTAATGCTAATGATAAATGAAATCATTGAGATTTTACCAAGTGCTATTTGGGTTTTGGATGAAAATCAAAATCTAGTAGTGAAAAATAAATTAGCAAGTGATGAATTATTTAGGCAAATTGACCTTAATAAAGAGCATTATGAATTAGAATTTTTAAACAATTTTTATCAAATCAAATCTATAAAATACGCTGATAAGCACCTAATAATGGCTACAAATATTACTAAAGAAAAGCGAGATGAAAGGCTTGTTTCTATGGGTCAAGTAGCGGCTAATTTAGCTCACGAGATTAGAAATCCAATAGGCTCGGTTTCGCTTTTAGCAGGGGTGCTTTTTAGTAAAGTTGAGCTTAAAAATAAACATATTGTAATGCAAATGCAAGATGCGATCAAAAGGGTTGAGAGAATAATTGAGAGCACTTTACTTTTTACTCGTGGGTTTAAGCTAAATAAATATGAGTTCAATTTGCAAGAATTTGAAAACGAATGCCAAAATGTCTTTAATACCTATAATAATAGTGATGAGATAATTCTAAGTGAATGCACTTTTGCTCCATTTACAATTAGTGCTGATAAGTCTTTAATAAGCTTAGTTTTAAGTAATTTAATCTATAACGCAATTGATGCTTGTGAAGAAAATGGCACTATCAAAGTCAAAGGAGAAATTATAAATAATATATATAAAATTAGTGTTTTTGATAGTGGCGAAAAGATAGCAAATCTTACTAATCTTTTTGAAGCATTCAATACAACCAAATTAAAAGGCAATGGCTTAGGCTTAGCATTATGCAAACAAATCTGCAACGCTCACAATGCAAACATATACTATTGCAACGAGCCTAAGAGCTTTTGCGTGGAATTTAAATTAGATATTTAA
- the bcp gene encoding thioredoxin-dependent thiol peroxidase: MEFTLLNQDEVAINLSDFRGKKVIVFFYPKAYTPGCTKQNCELSESFDKLLNAGYVLIGISPDKCEKLAKFKAEYGLNQILLSDEFKEVAKLFGAWGIKKNYGKEYEGLIRSCFILDENGEIIKEYKNHKATGFAARLNKDLLGE; the protein is encoded by the coding sequence ATGGAATTTACTTTATTAAATCAAGATGAAGTAGCGATTAATCTAAGTGATTTTCGCGGTAAAAAGGTGATAGTGTTTTTCTATCCAAAAGCTTACACTCCAGGTTGTACCAAGCAAAATTGTGAATTAAGTGAGAGTTTTGATAAATTGCTTAATGCAGGATATGTGCTGATTGGAATTAGTCCTGATAAGTGTGAAAAACTAGCGAAATTTAAAGCTGAATACGGCTTAAATCAGATTTTATTAAGCGATGAATTTAAAGAAGTGGCTAAGCTATTTGGTGCTTGGGGGATTAAGAAAAATTATGGTAAAGAATACGAAGGGCTTATTCGCTCGTGCTTTATCCTAGATGAAAACGGCGAAATCATTAAAGAATACAAAAATCACAAAGCAACAGGTTTTGCCGCAAGACTTAATAAGGATTTATTAGGAGAATAA
- a CDS encoding 4Fe-4S binding protein: MKEFAYLKKADFIDDLGKNIAVINSPTSEKFLIANDKALNALIYAPEIDFYIKNSSAFNNEKLEKLYEARAINYDYSSEINLYANIDKRICILFDDKDLKNKLIDNGYKAVCVSEFEFVYGGIGSLVVVTKEGELDCDLAISQTKLNNHAVLINHENILQDLNSLTGKISFTRKIEFNSSLCQLDGRRSEHCGWCVEACPSVALSTDDKKIIISEIDCINCAKCVSVCPTNALEFCEFNKDCIKEISKIYENEQIIITQNYDNDFNIKHFLPFNIPFDLLDELILLHLINTSGKSIAIVGDISEFLAEKINLVNDICKAITGKIAIYVNANLDEIPNELIKEFKSSESNFRLNKRELFGLKISSMLNNLDKGVITAKNYAKISINESTCTLCASCAGACNTNAILADSKENAIKFNASLCTSCGYCINSCAEKDTIFIQNDILELNPISFTHKTLAKDELFACIECGKEFATKKSIDKIAGILGATFSSDVTKKYSLYCCADCKAKIMMLKQAQVFDDTNSFFAPLEEKLNKFLKG, from the coding sequence ATGAAAGAATTTGCATATTTAAAAAAGGCTGATTTTATAGATGATTTAGGCAAAAATATAGCCGTTATAAATAGCCCTACTAGTGAGAAATTTCTAATAGCAAATGATAAGGCTTTAAATGCTTTAATCTATGCTCCTGAAATTGATTTTTATATAAAAAACTCAAGTGCTTTTAATAATGAAAAATTAGAAAAATTATATGAAGCAAGAGCTATTAATTATGATTATTCAAGTGAGATTAATTTATATGCGAATATTGATAAAAGAATTTGCATATTATTTGATGATAAAGATTTAAAAAATAAATTAATAGATAATGGTTATAAGGCTGTTTGTGTTAGTGAATTTGAGTTTGTTTATGGTGGGATTGGCTCACTTGTAGTAGTTACTAAAGAAGGCGAATTAGATTGTGATTTAGCTATTTCACAAACAAAACTAAACAATCACGCAGTATTAATAAATCATGAAAATATATTGCAAGATTTAAATTCTTTAACGGGTAAAATTAGCTTTACAAGAAAGATTGAGTTTAATTCAAGTTTATGCCAATTAGATGGGCGTAGGAGTGAGCATTGTGGTTGGTGCGTTGAAGCCTGTCCTAGCGTGGCTTTAAGCACTGATGATAAAAAAATCATAATAAGCGAAATTGATTGTATTAATTGTGCAAAATGCGTAAGCGTATGTCCTACTAATGCACTTGAGTTTTGTGAGTTTAATAAAGATTGCATAAAAGAAATTAGCAAAATCTATGAAAACGAGCAAATAATAATAACTCAAAATTATGATAATGATTTTAATATAAAGCATTTTTTACCATTTAATATACCTTTTGATTTATTGGATGAATTAATACTTTTACATTTAATAAACACAAGTGGTAAAAGCATTGCTATAGTTGGAGATATTAGCGAATTTTTAGCCGAAAAAATCAACTTAGTAAATGATATTTGCAAGGCAATCACAGGAAAAATAGCCATATATGTAAATGCAAATTTAGATGAAATTCCAAATGAATTGATAAAAGAATTTAAATCAAGCGAAAGTAATTTTAGACTAAATAAAAGAGAGCTTTTTGGCTTAAAAATCTCTTCTATGTTAAATAATTTAGATAAAGGTGTAATCACTGCTAAAAATTATGCAAAAATTAGCATAAATGAAAGCACTTGCACCCTTTGTGCTTCTTGTGCTGGGGCTTGTAATACGAATGCAATTTTAGCTGATAGTAAAGAAAATGCTATTAAATTTAACGCATCATTATGCACAAGTTGTGGATATTGTATAAATTCTTGTGCTGAAAAAGATACTATTTTTATACAAAATGATATTTTAGAACTAAATCCGATTAGCTTTACTCATAAAACTTTAGCTAAAGATGAATTATTTGCTTGTATTGAGTGTGGTAAAGAATTTGCTACTAAAAAATCAATTGATAAAATAGCTGGTATTTTAGGGGCTACTTTTAGCTCTGATGTTACGAAAAAATACTCGCTTTATTGCTGTGCTGATTGTAAGGCTAAGATAATGATGCTAAAACAAGCTCAAGTTTTTGATGATACAAATAGTTTTTTTGCACCACTTGAAGAAAAATTAAATAAATTTTTGAAAGGTTAA